In the Diachasmimorpha longicaudata isolate KC_UGA_2023 chromosome 1, iyDiaLong2, whole genome shotgun sequence genome, one interval contains:
- the LOC135164502 gene encoding uncharacterized protein LOC135164502 produces MAINPQAVLSTTGSYVAPGKPGLCPRISPTWRRRANRKSRWFSYEIVEVKTTAVALSSSLDLHAISSDTWENGQQTQKENKRPGKIILKRLKRMSGKMFLTSIEGKARATI; encoded by the coding sequence ATGGCTATCAACCCGCAGGCCGTGCTCTCCACAACAGGCTCGTACGTGGCTCCCGGCAAGCCCGGGCTGTGCCCCCGAATCTCACCAACGTGGAGACGAAGAGCTAACAGAAAATCCAGATGGTTTTCGTATGAGATAGTTGAGGTGAAGACGACCGCTGTTGCCCTCTCATCCAGCCTGGACCTTCACGCGATCTCATCTGACACGTGGGAGAACGGGCAACAAacccaaaaagagaataaacgtccgggaaaaataatattgaaaaggTTGAAAAGGATGTCGGGAAAAATGTTCCTGACGTCCATCGAGGGAAAAGCAAGAGCAACAATttaa